The proteins below come from a single Aegilops tauschii subsp. strangulata cultivar AL8/78 chromosome 6, Aet v6.0, whole genome shotgun sequence genomic window:
- the LOC109762162 gene encoding non-specific lipid transfer protein GPI-anchored 14 produces MGSRVFLVAAVLAMAVAAAGADVAADRAECSDKLVALATCLTFVQGQGQAPTPDCCGGLKTVLQTSPKCLCVLVKDRDDPGLDLKLNVTRALGLPAACSAPANISDCPRLLNLPPNSKDAEVFEQFAKQQAAQSSPSGASSAPSTGAQKNAAARMRWLGVGGVGVAARAAPLLFFAVPFLLLLR; encoded by the exons ATGGGTTCGAGAGTCTTTCTTGTCGCGGCCGTGCTGGCCAtggccgtggcggcggcgggggcggacGTCGCGGCGGACCGGGCGGAGTGCTCCGACAAGCTGGTGGCGCTGGCGACGTGCCTGACGTTCGTGCAGGGGCAGGGGCAGGCGCCGACGCCGGACTGCTGCGGGGGGCTGAAGACGGTGCTGCAGACCAGCCCCAAGTGCCTGTGCGTGCTCGTCAAGGACCGCGACGATCCCGGCCTGGACTTGAAGCTCAACGTCACGAGGGCGCTCGGCCTCCCCGCCGCCTGCAGCGCGCCCGCCAACATCTCCGACTGCCCAA GGCTACTGAACCTGCCGCCCAATTCCAAGGACGCGGAGGTCTTCGAGCAGTTTGCCAAGCAGCAGGCAGCCCAGAGCAGCCCAA GTGGCGCGTCGAGTGCGCCGAGCACGGGCGCACAGAAGAACGCGGCGGCGAGGATGAGGTGGTTGGGAGTGGGCGGAGTTGGTGTGGCCGCACGCGCAGCGCCGCTCCTCTTCTTCGCCGTGCCTTTCTTGCTCCTTCTGCGCTAA
- the LOC109762172 gene encoding uncharacterized protein has product MIMLMSMQEEMDPQVEHILNFKGSIKGRRGINRGRVSRARLLHKDYFAPNPTFLDDPWFHRRFGMQKPLFLRIVEGVEAHDDYFQLRRDCCGQLYFSDKQKCTTALRILAPGTSTDVVDKMIQMGDSTCLKTNVKFARAMVQVFGAEYLRELNVQDT; this is encoded by the coding sequence ATGATCATGCTCATGAGCATGCAAGAGGAAATGGACCCGCAGGTGGAGCATATTCTGAACTTCAAGGGCTCAATCAAAGGAAGAAGAGGGATCAATCGGGGCAGGGTCTCCAGAGCACGGCTACTGCACAAGGACTACTTTGCTCCAAACCCAACTTTTCTGGATGATCCATGGTTTCATCGCCGTTTTGGCATGCAGAAACCATTGTTTTTGCGCATTGTGGAGGGAGTGGAGGCACACGACGACTACTTCCAACTCAGAAGGGATTGTTGCGGCCAACTTTATTTTTCTGATAAGCAGAAATGCACGACTGCTCTGAGGATACTTGCACCTGGTACTTCCACAGATGTCGTTGATAAGATGATCCAAATGGGGGATAGCACATGCCTGAAAACTAATGTCAAGTTTGCCCGCGCCATGGTGCAGGTGTTTGGAGCAGAGTATTTGAGAGAACTCAATGTACAGGATACATAA
- the LOC109762165 gene encoding alpha-amylase/trypsin inhibitor-like, which produces MASNHRRFLLSGAVLLSVLAAVAALESVEDECQPGVAFPHNALATCHTYVIKRVCGRGPSRPMLVKERCCRELAVVPDYCRCEALRVLMDGVRAEEGHVVEGRLGDRRDCPREAQREFAATLVTAAECNLPTVSGVGSTLGATGRWMTIELPK; this is translated from the coding sequence ATGGCATCCAACCATCGTCGCTTCCTCCTCTCCGGCGCCGTCTTGCTCTCAGTcctcgccgccgtggccgcccTGGAGAGCGTTGAGGACGAGTGCCAGCCAGGGGTGGCCTTCCCGCACAACGCATTAGCCACCTGCCACACCTACGTGATCAAACGGGTCTGCGGCCGCGGTCCCAGCCGGCCCATGCTGGTGAAGGAGCGGTGTTGCCGGGAGCTGGCGGTCGTCCCGGATTACTGCCGGTGCGAGGCACTGCGCGTCCTCATGGATGGGGTGCGCGCGGAGGAGGGCCACGTGGTGGAGGGCCGCCTTGGTGACAGACGTGACTGCCCGAGGGAGGCGCAGCGGGAGTTCGCCGCCACGCTGGTCACGGCGGCGGAGTGCAACCTGCCGACCGTCTCGGGAGTCGGGAGTACACTTGGTGCGACCGGCAGATGGATGACGATCGAATTGCCCAAGTAA